In the genome of Alphaproteobacteria bacterium, the window GCCGGCGTCGGCGTAATCGCGGTAGTAGCGGTGCTCGGGACGCTCGGCGCCGGTTTCGTCGATCTCGCCGCGGTCGTACTGGGCGCGCTTTTCCGCATCCTTGAGCAAGCCATAGGCGGCGGACACCGCCTTGAACCGCTCCTCGGCTTCGGCGTCGCCGGGGTTCAGGTCCGGATGCAGCGACTTGGCCAGCTCGCGATAGGCCTTGCGGATATCGTCCTCGGTCGCATCGCGGCCGACACCGAGGATTTCATAGAGGTCTTTCGCCATGCCGTGCCGATGCCGTGGTTACCGTTCGAATAGGGTCATGTTGCGTCCGACGATGCGGTCGGGATCCAGGATAGCCGACCGGCCGGGGCGGGAAAATCCTAATCCGTTTTCTCCACCATGCGCGTCGCCGCCTGCGCGCCATCTGAAAACAGCAGCAGCAGGTCGTCCTCGAATTCGAAGCGCTCGGCGGTCGCCAGCGACGCAACGAAACGCCGTTCCTGATCGTTTATGGGCGCCGCGCAGGCGCGCTTGGTAATGCCGACCGGCCCGATCATCAGGCGGTCGCCGTCGGTCTCATAAGTCCCGAAGAAGGCGTTGCAGCCACCATTGCCGGTCAGCCGCTTCTCGTCCTCGAACCGAACGAAGGTTTCGACATCGGCGAGGACCGGCTGGCCGTCGATGAATTCGGCCGTCCACGAAGTACCGATGAGATCGGCACCGTTCGTTTCGGCGACGCTCGGCGGCGCCTGGCCCTGACAGGCGGCAGCGAGCACAACGGTCAATCCGAGAACGGCCAGGCGGTGCGGTCGGCGCATGTAAGCGAACCTCCCTCGGCGGCTTCGAAACGCGGCCCGGCCGTTGCCAACGAACCGGTCCGCCGGTCAGCATGCCATAACACCCCGAACCTCACCAACTGAAACGCAAGGAGGCGAAAAAGCGCACAAATCCGGGCGCAGGTCCAGGAAAAAAATTCCTTCCCTTTTTGCCGATTTGAGCGTATAAACACGGGCATGGTGACGATCCTGCATTCGCGCCCGCCCGCCAACTTCGCGGCGGGCTTTTTCGTGGGCGCGTTCACCGGCCGGCGCGGGGTCCATACCCCGGCCTGCTGGACGGCGTCCTTCCGGCGGCGCATAGTTGCCGACGGCGGGTCTCGATGGACACGAAACGGAGCGCGGGCGCCATGACGGCACGGTTGGGAATGATCGCTGGAAGTCTCGCCATCGTGATGGCGTCGCTGCCAGCCTGCGGCGGCGCGCCGGCGCCGACCAAGACCACCGACGGTGGCGACGGGTCGGAGACCGCCGGCGGCGATACCTTCACCTACACCTGCCTCGACAATTCGCAACTGACGGTGACCTTCCACAAGGATCCGAGCCGCCTGGTCCTCGAATCGGCGGGACGGCAGACCGTACTGCCGCAAACGATCTCGGGATCGGGCGCGCGCTACAGCGACGAGCAGACGACGTTCTGGATCAAGGGCAGGGACGCGCTTTACGAAACCCAAGGCGGTGCCGTCGCCACCAACTGCTCGGTAGCGGAATAACCGCGACGGATTTCGCCGCGCGCCGTCTCGGCGCGGCACCCAAAACTTTCAGAGCACCATGACCCGGCGTTTACCGAACG includes:
- a CDS encoding lysozyme inhibitor yields the protein MDTKRSAGAMTARLGMIAGSLAIVMASLPACGGAPAPTKTTDGGDGSETAGGDTFTYTCLDNSQLTVTFHKDPSRLVLESAGRQTVLPQTISGSGARYSDEQTTFWIKGRDALYETQGGAVATNCSVAE
- a CDS encoding META domain-containing protein, which codes for MRRPHRLAVLGLTVVLAAACQGQAPPSVAETNGADLIGTSWTAEFIDGQPVLADVETFVRFEDEKRLTGNGGCNAFFGTYETDGDRLMIGPVGITKRACAAPINDQERRFVASLATAERFEFEDDLLLLFSDGAQAATRMVEKTD